The proteins below come from a single Zhouia spongiae genomic window:
- the sufB gene encoding Fe-S cluster assembly protein SufB codes for MAYTEEELKKELETKEYEYGFYTDIEADTFPNGLNEDIVRAISKKKEEPEWMTEWRLEAFRAWELMEEPEWANVTYKKPDFQNISYYSAPKKKPQYESLDEVDPELLDTFKKLGISIEEQKKLAGVAVDIVMDSVSVATTFKETLAEKGIIFCSISEAIKEHPELVKKYIGTVVPQKDNFYAALNSAVFSDGSFCYIPKGVRCPMELSTYFRINQAGTGQFERTLVIADEGSYVSYLEGCTAPQRDENQLHAAVVELIALDDAEIKYSTVQNWFPGDKEGKGGVFNFVTKRGICEKNAKISWTQVETGSAVTWKYPSCVLKGDNSIGEFYSIAVTNNFQQADTGTKMVHIGKNTRSTIISKGISAGKSQNSYRGLVQVNRGAENARNFSQCDSLLMGNNCGAHTFPYIEAKNKTAQIEHEATTSKIGEDQIFYCNQRGIDTEKAIALIVNGFSKEVLNKLPMEFAVEAQKLLEISLEGSVG; via the coding sequence ATGGCGTATACTGAAGAAGAATTAAAAAAGGAACTCGAAACCAAAGAATACGAATACGGGTTTTATACAGATATAGAAGCTGATACATTTCCTAATGGGTTAAATGAAGATATTGTTCGTGCTATTTCTAAAAAGAAAGAAGAGCCTGAATGGATGACCGAATGGAGACTTGAAGCGTTCAGGGCATGGGAGCTTATGGAAGAGCCCGAGTGGGCAAACGTAACCTATAAAAAACCTGATTTTCAGAATATATCATATTATTCAGCTCCTAAAAAGAAACCTCAGTATGAAAGTCTTGATGAGGTAGATCCGGAATTGTTGGATACTTTCAAAAAGCTAGGGATTTCTATAGAAGAGCAAAAGAAACTGGCCGGAGTTGCAGTTGATATCGTAATGGACTCAGTATCTGTAGCAACGACCTTTAAAGAAACACTTGCTGAAAAAGGAATTATCTTCTGTTCGATTTCTGAGGCTATTAAAGAGCACCCGGAATTGGTTAAAAAGTATATAGGGACTGTTGTTCCCCAGAAAGACAATTTTTATGCTGCATTAAACTCGGCAGTATTCTCCGATGGTTCTTTCTGTTATATCCCAAAAGGGGTTAGGTGTCCGATGGAACTTTCAACGTATTTCCGGATCAATCAGGCCGGAACAGGTCAGTTTGAAAGAACGCTTGTAATTGCTGATGAAGGAAGTTATGTTAGTTATCTGGAAGGATGTACTGCTCCACAGCGCGACGAAAATCAATTACATGCAGCTGTTGTAGAACTCATAGCTTTAGACGATGCAGAGATAAAATATTCAACGGTACAAAACTGGTTCCCTGGAGATAAAGAGGGTAAAGGAGGCGTGTTTAACTTCGTTACCAAACGCGGGATTTGCGAGAAGAATGCTAAAATCAGCTGGACTCAGGTAGAAACAGGTTCGGCAGTAACATGGAAATATCCGTCATGTGTGCTAAAAGGAGATAACTCAATAGGAGAGTTTTACTCGATAGCCGTTACAAACAATTTTCAGCAGGCAGATACGGGTACCAAAATGGTACACATTGGAAAAAATACCAGGAGTACGATTATTTCAAAGGGTATTTCTGCCGGAAAATCCCAAAACAGTTACCGGGGTTTGGTACAGGTGAACAGAGGAGCAGAAAATGCCAGGAATTTTTCTCAGTGTGATTCTTTGTTAATGGGAAACAATTGCGGAGCTCATACGTTCCCTTATATAGAAGCTAAGAACAAAACGGCTCAGATTGAACACGAGGCTACTACAAGTAAAATTGGAGAAGACCAGATTTTCTATTGTAACCAAAGGGGTATCGATACTGAAAAAGCTATTGCCCTAATAGTAAATGGCTTTAGTAAAGAGGTGTTGAACAAACTTCCGATGGAATTTGCTGTAGAAGCCCAGAAATTGCTGGAGATATCATTAGAAGGTTCGGTAGGATAA
- a CDS encoding HesB/IscA family protein: protein MIKVSETAKNKLVELMSDDGFNAAQDYVRVGVKSGGCSGLSYDLNFDKNKTDDDKLFEDNDIKLVVDKKSFLYLVGTTLEYSGGLNGKGFVFNNPNAQRTCGCGESFSL, encoded by the coding sequence ATGATAAAAGTTTCTGAAACAGCGAAAAATAAGTTAGTGGAGCTCATGTCAGATGATGGGTTTAATGCCGCACAGGACTATGTTAGGGTTGGTGTGAAAAGTGGCGGTTGCAGCGGTTTGTCTTATGATTTAAATTTTGACAAGAATAAAACCGATGATGATAAACTTTTTGAAGACAACGATATAAAACTTGTGGTTGATAAAAAGAGCTTTTTATACCTTGTCGGGACTACTCTTGAATATTCTGGCGGGTTGAATGGCAAAGGTTTTGTGTTTAACAATCCAAATGCGCAACGTACGTGTGGATGTGGAGAAAGCTTTTCACTATAA
- the thiL gene encoding thiamine-phosphate kinase — translation MLEDKNQKRTSVSELGEFGLIDHLTEHFEITQESTVKGIGDDAAVIDFKDKKAVISTDLLIEGIHFDLSYMPLKHLGYKAVMVNLSDIYAMNAMATQITVSIAASNRFPLEALEELYSGVQLACRNYKVDLIGGDTTSSNKGLLISVTAIGEAKEEDLTYRNGAKENDLLVTTGDIGGAYMGLQILEREKEVFKVNPNNQPDLSPYSYIIERQLKPEARKDIPQLLKELEVKPTSMIDISDGLSSEILHLCKNSNVGCNLFEEKIPLDQQVISTCEEFELNSTTVALSGGEDYELLFTISQEDYPKIKANPHLTVIGHMTALSEGIHLITRANTKIPITSMGWSPFNEDKNNDKND, via the coding sequence ATGTTAGAAGATAAGAACCAAAAACGCACATCGGTCTCCGAGCTTGGCGAGTTCGGCCTGATAGATCACCTTACTGAACATTTTGAAATCACTCAAGAGTCTACAGTTAAAGGCATTGGCGATGATGCCGCAGTAATTGACTTTAAAGACAAGAAAGCCGTCATTTCTACGGATTTACTGATTGAAGGTATTCATTTCGACCTCAGCTATATGCCTTTAAAACACCTGGGGTATAAAGCGGTGATGGTCAATCTTTCCGACATCTATGCCATGAATGCCATGGCAACACAAATTACAGTTTCCATTGCTGCCTCCAACAGGTTTCCGTTAGAGGCGCTGGAAGAGCTCTACTCAGGAGTTCAACTTGCTTGTAGAAATTACAAAGTGGACTTAATTGGCGGCGATACCACTTCTTCAAACAAAGGTCTTTTAATCTCCGTTACCGCCATTGGCGAAGCCAAAGAAGAAGATCTCACATACCGTAACGGTGCCAAAGAAAACGATCTTTTAGTAACCACAGGAGACATTGGGGGAGCCTACATGGGCTTGCAGATCCTAGAAAGAGAGAAGGAAGTGTTTAAGGTAAACCCAAATAATCAACCGGATCTGTCTCCATATTCATACATCATCGAAAGGCAGCTCAAGCCTGAAGCCCGCAAAGACATCCCGCAGTTACTAAAAGAACTGGAAGTAAAACCTACTTCGATGATCGACATCAGCGATGGCTTGTCCTCAGAAATTCTCCATTTATGTAAAAACTCAAATGTAGGCTGCAACCTGTTTGAAGAAAAAATTCCTTTAGACCAGCAAGTCATCTCTACTTGTGAGGAGTTTGAACTCAACAGCACTACAGTAGCATTAAGCGGTGGAGAAGATTATGAACTGTTGTTTACCATCTCTCAGGAAGACTACCCTAAAATCAAGGCAAACCCGCACTTAACCGTCATCGGGCATATGACAGCACTAAGCGAAGGAATTCACCTGATAACACGTGCAAACACAAAAATCCCGATCACATCTATGGGATGGAGTCCGTTTAACGAAGACAAAAATAACGACAAGAATGATTAA
- a CDS encoding alpha/beta fold hydrolase → MEILHKGTTVFYEDEGKGAALVLLHGFLENGTIWKDVKSFFTDKYRVVAIDLPGHGKTGCYGYVHTMEMMAETVEAVLTHLKIRKSVFIGHSMGGYVALAFAERFPDSVKGLVLLNSTARADSAERKKNRDRAIEAVKYNHKSFIRMAIANLFRPKNRKVFSEEIRELKKQALQTPLQGIVAALEGMKIRDDREVLLHFSPYKKMMIIGKKDPVLNYNDLIAQTRNSEVEVVELPDGHMSYIENKAEFVEGVQVFLKNI, encoded by the coding sequence ATGGAGATTTTGCATAAAGGAACTACAGTGTTTTATGAAGATGAAGGAAAGGGGGCTGCATTGGTATTGCTCCATGGATTCTTGGAGAACGGTACTATATGGAAAGACGTAAAGTCTTTTTTTACAGATAAATACCGGGTGGTGGCCATCGATCTGCCGGGTCATGGGAAAACCGGTTGTTATGGGTATGTGCATACCATGGAAATGATGGCAGAAACGGTAGAAGCTGTTTTGACCCATTTGAAAATCAGAAAATCCGTTTTTATCGGACACTCAATGGGAGGGTATGTTGCTCTGGCCTTTGCCGAAAGGTTTCCCGATAGTGTGAAGGGGCTGGTGTTGTTGAATTCAACGGCAAGAGCAGATTCTGCCGAAAGGAAGAAAAACAGAGACCGTGCTATTGAGGCTGTAAAGTATAATCATAAGAGTTTTATTCGGATGGCTATTGCAAATTTATTCAGGCCGAAGAACAGGAAGGTTTTTTCTGAAGAAATCCGGGAATTGAAAAAGCAGGCGCTTCAAACTCCTTTACAGGGAATTGTAGCAGCATTGGAAGGAATGAAGATAAGAGACGACAGGGAGGTGTTGCTTCATTTTTCTCCGTATAAAAAGATGATGATCATCGGCAAAAAGGATCCGGTATTAAACTATAATGATTTAATAGCGCAGACAAGGAACAGTGAGGTTGAGGTTGTAGAATTGCCGGACGGCCATATGTCTTATATAGAAAACAAGGCAGAATTTGTGGAAGGGGTACAGGTTTTTTTAAAAAATATTTGA